Genomic segment of Pseudomonas sp. DY-1:
CAGGGCGAAGGTCAGCCACAGTGCCGGGCGCGGGATGCCGGACTTCTCGTCGATGCGGGTGAAGACCTTGAAGAAGGTGCCGGTTTGCGCCCAGCCATAGACGACCCGAGGCGTAGCATTCATGTAGATGTTGCCGCAGCCGCTGGGGGAGATCACCGCATCGGCGACCACCAGATAGGCCAGCCAACCCACGCCCAGCGCCAGGGCGATATCACGATAGGGCAGGGCGAGTTCCTTGGAGACGCCGCCCCAACCGTTGACCAGCATTTCGGTGGGCACGCCGCCGAGGAAAGCCACTTGCAGCAACACATAGATGGCGGTGGAGAGCAGCACCGACAGGATCAGCGCAATCGGAATGGTCCGTTGCGGGTTCTTCACTTCGCTGGCCACCGAGATGATCGGCGTGAGCCCGAGGTACGCGAAGATGATGCCGCCAGCGGATACCGCCATCTCGATGCCGGAAAGGCCGAAGGGCGCGAAGCCCTGGGTCTCGAAGTTCTCCGGTTTGAAGAAGCTGAACAGCACGCCGATGACCAGCAGCGGCACGATGAACTTGAACACGCTCACCAGGTTATTGGCCTTGGCGAAGGTCTTCACGCTGCGGTAGTTGAGCATGAAGAAGAGGCAGAGCAGGCCGAACTGCACGAGCCAGCCGATGACCGTGGGATCGCTGGAGCCAGCCTTGGTCAGCTCGGGGAACCAGGCGGCCGCGTATTGGCGAGAGGCGACCACTTCGATCGCCACCAGGCTCGAGAAGGCGATCAGGGTGATGAAGCCCATCAGGTAGCCGAGCAAGGGACCGTGGGAGTACACCGGGTAGCGCACCACGCCGCCGGCACGCGGTAACGCGGCCCCCAGTTCGCAGTAGACGATACCCAGCAACAGCACGGCGAAGCCGCCCAGCAACCAGGAAAAGATGCCTGCAGGACCTGCGATGGATGAAACGTGACTGGCCGCGAACAGCCAGCCCGAGCCGAAAATGGCCCCCAGGCCGATGAAGGTAAGGTCTATCAATGAAAGTTGTTTCTTGAACTTGCCTGACATGGCGTCGCCTTCTTGTGAGTTGTTGGATAGGCAAAGGTGGTGTCACTGGAA
This window contains:
- a CDS encoding APC family permease: MSGKFKKQLSLIDLTFIGLGAIFGSGWLFAASHVSSIAGPAGIFSWLLGGFAVLLLGIVYCELGAALPRAGGVVRYPVYSHGPLLGYLMGFITLIAFSSLVAIEVVASRQYAAAWFPELTKAGSSDPTVIGWLVQFGLLCLFFMLNYRSVKTFAKANNLVSVFKFIVPLLVIGVLFSFFKPENFETQGFAPFGLSGIEMAVSAGGIIFAYLGLTPIISVASEVKNPQRTIPIALILSVLLSTAIYVLLQVAFLGGVPTEMLVNGWGGVSKELALPYRDIALALGVGWLAYLVVADAVISPSGCGNIYMNATPRVVYGWAQTGTFFKVFTRIDEKSGIPRPALWLTFALSVFWTLPFPSWEALINVVSAALVLSYAVAPVTVAALRHNAPGMPRPFRVKAMSLLGPLSFIIAALIVYWSGWSTVSWLLGLQILMFVVYLLCGRFVPTQHIDLRQQVRSSAWLIGFYALTIVLSGLGSFGGLGVLGHPFDTLVVAACAMGIYYWGAVTGLPAHLVRLTGDDESEAGVDATSARYPIGTHPQASS